The window CCTCCGGTGCATGGGGAACCAAGATCATGTACGGGAAGGAGACCACTGGCACCATAAGGTCCACATTCATCGTAGGTGCCGACGGGAAGGTCGAGGCCGCATGGAAGAAGGTCAAGGTCGACGGCCACGTGGAGAAGGTCCTCGAGAAGGCCAGATCCCTCTGATCAGAGAAGATTGCCGATATTCAGGATGTAATTGGTATCGAGGATTTCCTTGATCCTCCTCACCTCATCGACTCCTTTCTGGCCGCATCTCTCCTTGATCAATCCGTTCCTCAGCTTGCCGGATTCTACAGTCTCGGTATCCGTGACCGAATCCGACAGGTAGACGTCGGCCTCGGTTATGATGCCGAATATCCCCTCGGAACCGACGAACAGGTCTATCAGGTCCATGTTCTCTGAGAAAAGAGGCCCGTTGTCACCGGTGGAATCGAAGCCTGGCAGATCGAAAGAGAAGTAGTTCCTTCCCGCCGGGAAGGTCATCCTCCTGCCGTCGGCCCTGTACTCGCCGCGTTCTATGGTCAGGAATGTGCTGTCGGAGAACACGACCTTGATCCTCCTGACGAACGGGCGGATACCAGAACGGTTGACCGCTATGCAACCGCCTACGGAATTGCCGGGGTCCGCCTTGACCGGGAACATCAGCCCGGACATGTCTGACACTTCGCCGTCATCTATCGGCGGAACACCGGATTTGATAGAATTATTGAACATCGATACCGTGGTGCAGGGCAGCACCCTGAGGTATCTGCCATGGGCGTCCTCTCCCGCACCTATGATGCCCGAGAGGTTCTCCATGGACATAACGTCCCCTCCGCACGGCACGGCGCCTCCCATGGAACCCATCCTCGTTCCCGAGATGGTGACCTTGGTGTTGCCCTTGCTGGAGTATCTTATGCCCTCTCTGAGCTCGGTCTCGTCGTTGGGAAGGATCACATTCTTGGCATGTCCCTGAAGGGACGACCTGTCCCTCATATACTTCGAATCTGACTGGATCCTTTCCCGTAAGAACATTCACTCATCCCACAGACGCGGGACCATGGCCGCCATGACCGACTGCTCGGTCAGAGATTTGCGGTCCAGAAGCCCCTTGCTCAATAACCCGATGGCGCCCTGCTTTTTGCCTATTTCGGTGTTCCCGTAGACTTCCTTCACGGCGTCGCCGACGGTCATCCCCTCAAGGACCAGTTTCGAGATGGGATCTGGATATCTGAATCCGGAACCGTGTCCGTATGTGACCTTCCCGTCCTTCGATATGATCGTGCAGTGCTGAATGTCATAGAGGCCGTCCAGCATGCGGAACACGCCGGCCTCTATGCCCACCGCCATGTCATGGTCCTTAAGAGCGGCACGGGCGCGATTCTCCGAACCCTGGTGCGTCTGCTCCTCGAACGGCTGAGGAGGTACTCCGCTGGGGACATCCTCCGCCGTAATCCTGACTTCTCCGTATATCCTCTCCATGACGGAGCGGACGGCCGCAACCTTGACTGGATTCGTGGAACCGACTGCGATGTCTGGCACATCCCTGTGTCCGCTGCGTCCGTAACATCCCTTCAATATCGATGACGCGCTGATCTTCGTACCGTCGTAGGCCATCCTGAGATCCACAACCGAGAGCTCCAGAGGTTTCAGGCCCCTTCTGGCCCTCTCCTCATTCACCTTCGTCCCGTTGGAAAGGGTCTCCTCCGAGACCACCAGAACATCGACGTCATCCATCATCGCCGCGGGGCCGTAGATATCATCAATTTCGAATATAGCGTACCTTCCCATTCCCTTCACAAAGGATTCCAGTTCCTTCCTGCGGACCTCCATGGGTGTGAAGGTATCCCTGCCATCTGCTGCCATGCGGTCCGAAGTTATGCCTATCCTGACCTCGTCCCCCAGTTCGAACGCCCTTCTCAGAAGCGCCTTGTGGCCGTCATGGAGGATGTTGAACGTACCTGCTACAGCTGCGATCATTTCCAACCGAACCATAATGCGACGATCACGATGGCCACAAGGACCACTTCCAGAAGCAGGTACTTGCGGAGCTTGCCCTTGACCTCCGACGTGGAGGTCTCCTGGCATTCCTTGCTGCAGAACCTTCCCTCTCCGATGAACGCCTTTCCGCAGGCCACGCAATGCCTGTGCTGCGGGATCTTCTCTGTGTACTCTGCCATGATATCATCCTCTGCGGTCCAATTCGTTCTGTACGATTATCATGCAATGGTCTGCATGGAGGCTGTGGGGCCCTATGCTGATCTTGTCAGGTGAATAGGAGAGGAGAGTGCTCTCCTCCTCTTCCGTGAGATCGTGGTTGTCACCGAGGACGAATATGGGGTTCTCGGGGAACTCGAAGCTCCTGCAGTCCTCCCCGTCCTCCTTCAGATAGACGAAGTTCCCCTTCTGCGAGAGCTGTGCCAGAACATCTGAGAATGACATCCTGGCTATCGTCACTCCGGGAGATGATCTGACCTCCTCTCCGTGGCCGATCTTCTTCAGGAGCGCGTTGCGTATTAGCGAAGAGGTGCTCCTCTCGTCCGGGTTAAGATACCTAAGGAACTGCCCCCTGAATATGACTGTCTTCGGGGCATCCTCCCCTCCTTCGAGGACCAGATAGGTCTCCACGTCCTTGCGAAGGTCGTGGCTCAGGAAGAAAGCGGAGTTGACGCACCTGACCAGGATATCCAGCCTGCCGGCCCCTCCCGCTATGTCGTCCAGCTTGAAGTCCCCGGTGGTCACCGCCTTGTGGCCGGTGATTACGAAATATCTCATTCGGATCCCTGAAGGTCCTTGAGGGCATCCATGTCGATGCCTCCCATCTGCTTCATGAGCTGCTTGCGCATCTTACGGTCCTTACCGACGGACGCCATCATCTTCTTGCTCTGGGTGTACTGCTTGAGCAGCTCGCGGACATCGTGCGGCGTCACACCGGCGCCTGCCGCGATCCTGTCGATGCGCTTGGCCTTGATGATCGACGGGTCGTCTTTCTCAGCGTTCGTCATGGAATCCATGATGACCTTGAAGACCGTCAGCCTCTTCTGCGTGGCGTCGTAGTCGATCTTGTCGGACATGTTGCTCATACCGGGGATCATGCTCATCAGCTTCTCCAGTGTCCCCATCTTGCCCATCGCGGACATCTGGTAGTACATGTCGTTGAGTGTGAAGCGCCCGTTCATCATGTTGCGGGCGACCTGCTCCATGGCCTCCTGGTCGTCGATCTCCTGGGATGCCAGCTCAACCAGCGAGGACAGGTCTCCCATCCCCAGAAGTCTGGAGATGAACCTCTTGGCATCGAACGCCTCCAGGTCGCGGATGTGCTCTCCAACTCCCAGGAAGACGATCCTTGCGTTGGTCTTCTGGATGGCCGAG of the methanogenic archaeon mixed culture ISO4-G1 genome contains:
- a CDS encoding FAD/FMN-containing dehydrogenase; its protein translation is MRDRSSLQGHAKNVILPNDETELREGIRYSSKGNTKVTISGTRMGSMGGAVPCGGDVMSMENLSGIIGAGEDAHGRYLRVLPCTTVSMFNNSIKSGVPPIDDGEVSDMSGLMFPVKADPGNSVGGCIAVNRSGIRPFVRRIKVVFSDSTFLTIERGEYRADGRRMTFPAGRNYFSFDLPGFDSTGDNGPLFSENMDLIDLFVGSEGIFGIITEADVYLSDSVTDTETVESGKLRNGLIKERCGQKGVDEVRRIKEILDTNYILNIGNLL
- a CDS encoding inosine/xanthosine triphosphatase, whose product is MIAAVAGTFNILHDGHKALLRRAFELGDEVRIGITSDRMAADGRDTFTPMEVRRKELESFVKGMGRYAIFEIDDIYGPAAMMDDVDVLVVSEETLSNGTKVNEERARRGLKPLELSVVDLRMAYDGTKISASSILKGCYGRSGHRDVPDIAVGSTNPVKVAAVRSVMERIYGEVRITAEDVPSGVPPQPFEEQTHQGSENRARAALKDHDMAVGIEAGVFRMLDGLYDIQHCTIISKDGKVTYGHGSGFRYPDPISKLVLEGMTVGDAVKEVYGNTEIGKKQGAIGLLSKGLLDRKSLTEQSVMAAMVPRLWDE